From the genome of Papaver somniferum cultivar HN1 chromosome 2, ASM357369v1, whole genome shotgun sequence, one region includes:
- the LOC113351077 gene encoding cyclin-D-binding Myb-like transcription factor 1, whose product MDEENVLRKSEKKKHKRNKDIEALSASEVPTEEKKKKHKRNKEIEALSSSEVPTEEKNKKKKHRKSEEKESLSTPEVPTEKKKKKKHERNKEIEALSTSEVPTDVGGEKGSEEKEESATDEAASEGKDHIDVSGEENNEHVKKGKGKKNKRKNENGGDYGESCIEKSDGEKKKKKKKGTKSDANIGDVETQNNLGSTNEHLRNSGTKKSSKRVKFSNHVEVFPAADDQDDQEEDAGTELVQCKRFTREEDQIIKDAVHRYMEIHELGEDGLDMILHSEKHPNIRGCWKEIGAALPYRHVNAVCQRAHTLFTREDQDDVEENPGMELVRGKRFTKEEDQILRDAVHKYIKIHELGEDGVDMVLHSGKHRNVRGCWKEIGASIPYRPTEAVYQRAHTLFTRDESRKWTEDEKAFVLKYYEKHGPDWKTMAEVLGKNRYHVKDIWRRIYRTGLRKGKWTQEEYQSLFNLVNMDLRMHVCEEKKLKHGMIRDNIGWKAISKSLATRTDMDCCTKWYKQLSSSMVKEEKWADVDDYWLLDELLRLDACCVEDVDWDNLLEHRPGDITLKRWRQMVNHIGIHGLLSFAEQVEVLAKRYCPELLEVREALDSRPVVD is encoded by the exons ATGGATGAAGAGAATGTACTGCGAAAGAGCGAAAAGAAGAAGCACAAAAGAAACAAGGACATAGAGGCTTTAAGTGCCTCAGAAGTACCtacagaggagaagaagaagaagcacaagAGAAACAAGGAAATAGAGGCTTTGAGCTCTTCAGAAGTACCTACagaggagaagaataagaagaagaagcacaGGAAAAGTGAGGAAAAAGAGTCTTTAAGTACCCCAGAAGTACctacagagaagaaaaagaagaagaagcacgAGAGAAACAAGGAGATAGAGGCTTTAAGTACCTCAGAAGTACCCACAGATGTGGGAGGTGAGAAGGGGTCTGAGGAGAAAGAAG AATCTGCAACTGATGAAGCGGCTTCTGAAGGGAAGGATCACATTGATGTGAGCGGTGAGGAAAATAATGAGCATGTGAAGAAGGGGAagggtaaaaaaaataaaagaaagaatgaAAATGGAGGTGATTATGGAGAAAGCTGCATTGAGAAGTCTGACGGTGAG aagaagaagaagaaaaagaaagggacCAAATCGGATGCAAATATTGGAGATGTTGAAACACAAAACAATCTCGGAAGCACAaatgagcatttgaggaactcggGTACCAAAAAATCATCCAAAAGAGTAAAATTTTCTAATCATGTAGAAGTCTTCCCTGCAGCTGATGACCAAGATGATCAGGAGGAAGACGCAGGAACTGAGTTGGTTCAATGTAAGCGGTTTACGAGGGAAGAAGATCAAATAATCAAAGATGCTGTTCACAGGTATATGGAG ATACATGAATTGGGTGAGGACGGCTTGGATATGATTCTGCACTCCGAGAAACATCCAAATATAAGAGGATGTTGGAAGGAAATAG GGGCTGCCTTACCGTATAGGCATGTGAACGCAGTATGTCAGAGAGCACATACTTTGTTTACGAGGGAGGACCAAGATGATGTGGAGGAAAACCCAGGAATGGAGCTGGTTCGAGGTAAGAGGTTCACAAAGGAAGAAGATCAGATACTCAGAGATGCCGTTCATAAGTATATAAAG ATACATGAATTGGGTGAGGACGGCGTGGATATGGTTCTGCACTCGGGGAAACATCGAAATGTAAGAGGATGTTGGAAGGAAATAG GCGCTTCCATACCGTATAGGCCTACCGAAGCAGTATATCAGAGAGCACATACTTTGTTTACGAGGGATGAATCACGGAAGTGGACTGAGGATGAAAAAGCGTTTGTCTTAAA GTATTATGAAAAGCATGGACCAGACTGGAAAACGATGGCCGAAGTCCTTGGAAAGAATCGATATCATGTTAAGGATATATGGCGTCGGATATATCGTACGGGTCTTAGAAAGG GTAAGTGGACTCAAGAGGAGTATCAGTCCTTGTTTAATTTAGTAAACATGGATTTGCGAATGCATGTGTGCGAGGAAAAGAAATTAAAGCATGGCATG ATACGTGACAATATCGGTTGGAAAGCAATTAGTAAGAGTTTAGCTACCCGGACAGATATGGATTGCTGTACCAAATG GTATAAACAATTATCATCATCCATggtgaaagaagaaaaatgggcCGACGTAGACGATTATTGGTTGCTGGATGA ACTTCTTAGGCTGGATGCTTGCTGTGTTGAAGATGTTGACTGGGATAATCTTCTGGAGCATAG GCCTGGAGATATAACTCTTAAACGTTGGAGACAGATGGTAAATCACATTGGTATACATGGACTGCTTTCCTTCGCAGAACAAGTAGAAGTGCTCGCCAAGCGCTATTGTCCTGAGCTACTTGAAGTCAGAGAAGCTCTTGACAGCAGACCTGTGGTTGATTGA